The Legionella sp. PATHC032 genome has a window encoding:
- the ald gene encoding alanine dehydrogenase, which yields MLVGVPKEIKSHENRVGLVPSSVREIIRAGSEVLVEKGAGLGIGISDDDYRNAGAEVVDTADDVFANAELIVKVKEPQPIECKRLREGQTLFTYLHLAPDPHQARLLKESGVTAIAYETVTQDDGGLPLLTPMSQVAGRMAIQAGAHCLEMAQGGSGILLGGVPGVAAANVVVIGGGVVGTNAVRMAMGMEARVIVLDRSLQRLNELDFQFGSKLNTVYSTADSIEKYVSSADLVIGAVLVPGAAAPKLVTRSMLSSMRPGSVLVDVAIDQGGCFETSRATTHQEPTYVVDNVVHYCVANMPGAVPRTSTFALNNATLPFILSIVTKGVKLALLSDPHLLNGLNVHQGKITYEAVARDLGYEYTPASAALSGR from the coding sequence ATGTTAGTAGGTGTTCCAAAAGAAATCAAATCGCACGAAAACAGAGTAGGACTTGTTCCCTCCAGCGTTAGGGAAATTATCAGAGCAGGAAGTGAGGTATTGGTAGAGAAGGGAGCTGGGCTTGGTATCGGCATATCGGATGATGATTACAGAAATGCCGGAGCCGAAGTGGTTGATACTGCTGATGACGTATTTGCCAATGCGGAATTAATAGTCAAAGTAAAAGAACCTCAGCCTATCGAATGTAAACGGTTACGTGAAGGGCAAACATTATTTACTTATTTACATTTAGCCCCTGACCCTCATCAAGCGCGTTTATTAAAAGAATCTGGGGTTACAGCGATAGCTTATGAAACTGTAACACAGGACGATGGAGGATTACCTTTACTTACTCCCATGTCTCAAGTGGCTGGTCGTATGGCAATCCAAGCCGGTGCACATTGTTTGGAGATGGCCCAAGGTGGTAGCGGCATATTGTTAGGCGGTGTACCGGGTGTTGCTGCAGCCAATGTCGTGGTTATTGGTGGTGGGGTTGTTGGAACAAATGCTGTTCGCATGGCGATGGGTATGGAAGCTCGTGTTATTGTGCTAGATCGTTCACTGCAACGTTTGAATGAATTGGATTTTCAGTTTGGCTCTAAACTTAATACAGTCTATTCAACTGCAGATTCCATAGAAAAATATGTATCCAGTGCTGATTTAGTGATTGGTGCTGTATTGGTACCAGGTGCTGCAGCCCCGAAATTAGTGACTCGCTCTATGTTGAGCTCAATGCGTCCTGGATCTGTTTTAGTCGATGTTGCTATTGATCAAGGGGGGTGTTTTGAGACAAGTCGTGCAACAACCCATCAAGAACCTACTTATGTAGTCGATAATGTAGTGCATTATTGTGTGGCCAATATGCCTGGTGCTGTACCAAGAACATCTACATTTGCTTTAAATAATGCCACATTACCTTTCATTTTAAGTATTGTCACCAAAGGGGTTAAGTTGGCTTTATTAAGTGACCCGCATTTACTCAATGGCTTGAATGTTCACCAAGGTAAAATCACTTATGAGGCTGTTGCTCGTGATTTGGGATATGAATACACGCCAGCTTCAGCTGCTTTATCAGGACGATAA
- a CDS encoding site-2 protease family protein: MPEFTLIQQICIWALPVLLAITFHELAHGYVAYRCGDNTAKMFGRLTLNPIKHIDPIGTVLLPLLIGVITNFNFVIGYAKPVPVNQSQLRKPRRDMILVTLAGPLTNLIMAFLWAGCFKIATFLNPQSSMAALFLLVTARAGMMINLILAFLNLIPIPPLDGSKVLINLLPARQAIAYAKLEPFGFLILIVLIFTNVLGYILTPLIYGSLYILSAIFNL, from the coding sequence ATGCCAGAATTCACGTTAATTCAACAAATATGTATTTGGGCTTTACCAGTATTATTAGCTATTACTTTTCATGAGTTAGCTCATGGTTACGTTGCCTACCGCTGCGGTGATAACACAGCTAAAATGTTTGGTCGTTTGACATTAAACCCTATCAAACACATTGATCCAATCGGTACCGTTCTATTGCCCCTTTTAATTGGCGTGATAACAAACTTCAATTTCGTAATTGGCTATGCAAAACCGGTTCCAGTTAACCAAAGTCAACTGAGAAAACCACGACGAGATATGATATTGGTAACGCTTGCGGGGCCATTGACTAATCTGATAATGGCATTCCTATGGGCTGGATGTTTTAAAATTGCAACTTTCTTAAATCCTCAAAGTTCAATGGCTGCTTTATTCTTGCTTGTTACAGCTCGAGCGGGAATGATGATCAATTTAATTCTTGCCTTTTTAAACTTAATCCCTATTCCTCCCCTTGATGGCAGCAAAGTCTTAATAAATCTATTGCCAGCAAGACAAGCTATCGCCTATGCCAAATTAGAACCATTTGGTTTTCTAATATTGATTGTATTAATTTTTACTAATGTATTGGGATATATACTCACTCCCCTCATCTACGGTTCATTATATATTTTAAGCGCGATTTTTAATTTATGA
- a CDS encoding UDP-N-acetylmuramoyl-L-alanyl-D-glutamate--2,6-diaminopimelate ligase encodes MKLTQLLEPWIKRDIIDGTVSDIKNDSRLVKEGDLFAAYPGAASDGRLYIEKAVALGAVAVVYEPNNLPQGITLPTAIPCIAIPQLAEKLGEIAKRFFNNPSQFLGLTGVTGTNGKTTIAYQLAQAHDLLGQHSAYIGTIGQGRVDSLKPLENTTPDALCLQRLMHQYKEGGIKQVCMEVSSHALSQHRVDSLEFSQAIFTNLTLDHLDYHQTMQAYGAAKSRLFERAELQWAIINQDDDFQDLMSNVLKTHVKKVTYGMHQNCDVKALQWNMDITGTEIEVKSPWGHHLLKIKALGKFNIYNSLAVYGSLLASGYNPEKVVQIMAELKAAPGRMEIVAQSPYVLVDYAHTPDALENVLITLKQIKKGRLWVVFGCGGDRDKTKRPIMGKAASMYADNIVITSDNPRSEDPEIILNEIACGIPASAPVSKLVNREEAIAYALRKAEHNDIILIAGKGHESYQQIGNTKHAFSDQEVVRRLMNN; translated from the coding sequence GTGAAACTAACCCAATTATTAGAACCGTGGATTAAAAGGGACATTATTGATGGCACTGTTAGTGACATAAAAAATGACAGTCGTTTGGTGAAAGAAGGGGATTTATTTGCAGCCTATCCAGGGGCAGCTTCCGATGGTCGATTATATATAGAAAAAGCTGTGGCATTAGGTGCTGTCGCTGTGGTTTATGAGCCCAATAATTTACCGCAGGGAATTACTTTGCCAACAGCAATTCCCTGCATAGCCATTCCCCAATTAGCTGAAAAATTAGGAGAAATAGCGAAACGGTTTTTTAATAACCCATCCCAATTTCTTGGTTTAACTGGGGTAACTGGCACAAATGGCAAGACGACTATTGCTTATCAGTTGGCACAGGCACATGATTTACTCGGGCAGCACTCGGCTTACATTGGGACTATAGGGCAAGGCAGGGTGGATTCCTTAAAACCTTTGGAAAATACTACGCCAGATGCTCTTTGTTTGCAGAGGTTGATGCATCAATATAAAGAAGGGGGAATTAAACAGGTTTGTATGGAGGTATCCTCTCATGCGTTGAGCCAGCATAGAGTCGACTCTCTCGAATTTAGTCAGGCTATATTTACCAATTTAACGCTCGATCATTTAGATTATCACCAGACAATGCAAGCTTATGGGGCTGCAAAGTCGAGGTTGTTTGAACGAGCAGAGTTGCAATGGGCTATTATTAATCAGGATGACGACTTTCAAGATCTCATGAGCAATGTGCTAAAGACTCATGTAAAAAAAGTGACTTACGGTATGCATCAAAATTGCGATGTGAAAGCGCTCCAATGGAATATGGATATCACCGGAACAGAAATTGAAGTCAAATCTCCTTGGGGGCACCACCTTCTAAAGATTAAAGCACTGGGTAAGTTTAATATTTATAATAGCCTGGCTGTTTATGGCAGTTTGCTTGCCAGCGGGTATAATCCAGAAAAAGTAGTGCAAATTATGGCTGAATTAAAAGCGGCTCCTGGCCGAATGGAAATTGTCGCTCAATCCCCATATGTTCTTGTTGATTATGCTCATACTCCTGATGCATTGGAAAATGTTCTTATCACCTTAAAACAAATAAAAAAAGGGAGATTGTGGGTTGTATTTGGTTGTGGCGGCGACAGGGATAAAACTAAGCGGCCTATTATGGGAAAGGCAGCCAGCATGTACGCCGATAATATTGTCATTACCAGTGATAATCCAAGAAGTGAAGATCCGGAAATTATTTTAAATGAAATTGCTTGTGGCATTCCTGCCTCTGCACCGGTTTCTAAACTGGTGAATAGAGAAGAGGCAATTGCTTATGCTCTAAGGAAGGCTGAACATAACGATATCATATTAATTGCAGGAAAAGGACATGAATCGTACCAGCAGATAGGGAATACAAAACATGCTTTTTCTGATCAAGAGGTAGTAAGACGTTTGATGAATAATTAA
- a CDS encoding penicillin-binding protein 1A, whose amino-acid sequence MKKMAYFWRKGLWALMSLFFLLIVAASLIYLYLESQLPNVDSLKTVQLQVPLQIFSKEGLLIQEYGEKKRIPVTYDEIPPTLIHALIATEDQRFFEHPGVDVMGLGRAAVSMLKTGTKSQGGSTITMQVARNFFLSRKKTFLRKFNEIMLAIKIDRELSKEKILELYLNRVYLGNRAYGVGAAAMVYFGKSLKDLNLAELAMIAGLPQAPSTQNPIANPLAAKKRRDHVLERLLEEHYINEEQYQNAVNQPITAKYHGTNIEVKAPYVAEMIRQSLYDNFGPDAYTKGYKVYTTIDGKLQNTANEVVEKNLVAYDHRHGYRGPIANIGEKDSQSPQIRQKYLRQYPELNSLIPAVVTEVREKEATAALQNGQIIIIPWEGMSWARPALKRGGWVGKSPTKAQQVVAAGDIIYVHSTEKSWQLAQIPEAESAMVAMNPKNGAIEVLVGGFNFSKSKFNRATQSSRQPGSSFKPFVYAAALNNGYNLATLINDAPIVVDDPSQPNLWRPHNVNLKFNGPTRLKQALVQSKNLVSIRILDDIGIDYTIDFLTRFGFNKKLLPRALSLALGSLSISPMDLTTAYAVFANGGYKVEPYLIDHITDADGKILLQAKPSIVCDPCDKDKVDASTLAPRVISEDIAFLMNTALRDVIQHGTGRAARVLNRQDIAGKTGTTNDQVDAWFAGFNPNLVVTTWIGFDNPKSLHEYAANLALPLWIDFMKVALKDKPEAELKQPENVIAVRIDPVSGLLAKPNQANGIIEYFRQNEVPSEEDQGPVYNAHNDQPEEELAPVEESLF is encoded by the coding sequence ATGAAAAAAATGGCATACTTCTGGCGTAAAGGTCTTTGGGCGCTGATGAGCCTGTTTTTTCTCCTGATAGTGGCTGCCAGTCTTATATACCTTTATCTCGAAAGTCAATTGCCTAATGTTGATTCATTAAAAACTGTACAGTTACAAGTACCATTACAGATTTTCAGCAAAGAAGGTTTATTAATTCAGGAATACGGTGAAAAAAAACGCATCCCCGTAACTTATGATGAAATTCCCCCTACCCTGATCCACGCATTAATTGCCACAGAAGATCAACGATTTTTTGAACACCCTGGTGTGGACGTTATGGGATTGGGTCGAGCTGCAGTAAGCATGCTCAAAACTGGAACCAAATCTCAAGGTGGTAGTACAATCACCATGCAAGTAGCTCGTAATTTTTTCTTAAGCCGTAAAAAAACATTTTTACGGAAATTCAATGAAATTATGCTTGCTATCAAAATTGACAGAGAATTAAGTAAAGAAAAGATTTTGGAACTCTACTTAAACAGGGTTTATCTGGGAAATCGGGCTTACGGTGTTGGAGCTGCAGCCATGGTTTATTTTGGAAAATCCCTTAAAGATCTTAATCTGGCTGAACTGGCTATGATAGCAGGACTCCCTCAGGCCCCCTCAACTCAAAACCCCATTGCTAACCCGCTTGCTGCAAAAAAACGCCGTGACCATGTATTGGAGCGATTACTGGAAGAGCATTATATCAATGAAGAACAATATCAAAATGCAGTCAATCAACCCATTACTGCAAAATACCATGGAACTAATATCGAGGTAAAAGCACCTTACGTTGCTGAAATGATTCGTCAATCTTTATACGATAATTTTGGCCCCGATGCATACACTAAAGGCTATAAGGTATATACAACCATTGACGGCAAACTACAAAATACCGCTAATGAAGTGGTAGAAAAAAATCTGGTTGCTTATGATCATCGACATGGTTACAGAGGTCCAATTGCTAATATAGGTGAAAAAGACAGCCAATCTCCCCAAATTAGGCAAAAATACTTGCGGCAATATCCAGAGCTGAATAGCCTGATTCCAGCAGTTGTTACTGAAGTAAGAGAAAAAGAAGCGACTGCGGCATTGCAAAACGGTCAAATAATTATTATTCCCTGGGAGGGTATGTCCTGGGCCAGGCCGGCACTGAAAAGAGGAGGCTGGGTTGGGAAATCACCAACCAAAGCACAACAAGTGGTGGCAGCAGGCGATATAATTTATGTACACTCCACGGAAAAATCCTGGCAACTCGCCCAAATTCCTGAAGCAGAATCCGCAATGGTTGCTATGAATCCTAAAAATGGGGCCATTGAAGTTTTGGTTGGAGGATTTAACTTCTCAAAAAGTAAATTCAACCGAGCCACTCAATCCAGCAGACAACCAGGCTCCAGTTTCAAACCATTTGTTTACGCTGCGGCTTTGAACAATGGTTATAATCTTGCTACTTTAATTAATGATGCCCCCATCGTAGTGGACGATCCCAGCCAACCGAATTTATGGCGACCACACAATGTGAATCTAAAATTCAATGGGCCTACACGCCTGAAACAGGCACTAGTTCAATCTAAAAATTTGGTATCCATAAGAATTCTTGATGATATAGGTATTGATTATACGATAGATTTCTTAACTCGTTTTGGCTTTAATAAAAAATTATTGCCTAGAGCCTTATCACTTGCTTTAGGAAGTTTGTCCATTAGCCCTATGGATTTAACCACGGCGTATGCAGTCTTTGCTAATGGTGGTTATAAAGTAGAGCCCTACCTCATTGATCATATTACAGATGCTGATGGTAAAATTCTGTTACAAGCCAAACCAAGTATTGTATGTGACCCTTGTGATAAAGACAAAGTTGATGCCTCTACCTTGGCACCGCGCGTTATTTCTGAAGACATCGCCTTTTTAATGAATACGGCATTACGCGATGTAATACAGCATGGCACTGGACGTGCAGCACGAGTATTAAACCGTCAAGATATCGCTGGTAAAACCGGAACTACTAATGATCAAGTAGATGCATGGTTTGCCGGCTTTAACCCTAATTTGGTAGTAACAACCTGGATTGGTTTTGATAATCCCAAATCATTGCATGAATATGCTGCAAATCTTGCTCTTCCGCTATGGATTGATTTTATGAAAGTAGCATTAAAAGACAAACCTGAAGCTGAATTAAAGCAACCTGAAAATGTTATAGCTGTTCGAATAGATCCAGTAAGTGGTTTGCTGGCTAAACCTAACCAGGCAAATGGAATCATTGAGTATTTTCGACAAAATGAGGTTCCATCTGAAGAGGATCAAGGCCCGGTCTATAATGCACATAATGATCAACCGGAAGAAGAACTAGCTCCAGTAGAAGAAAGTCTGTTTTAA
- a CDS encoding J domain-containing protein: protein MTIERELKNFVRLYAEWDTTNNCYKSQLDKDTLLRLERDFARFINQQLLIDGPEKEKIVKNYKRLTLCFHPDHSSGFSPEMVWLENNLSQSNSNGACFKILGLCYEKLISPEKFKDSSLGDIKSKDDFKQWLESLRAKTTTYSGQSFCNSLIDLLDQSSGFFDDTGKIKPRGLRVLLRFIPVVFASYGTFLFAEELFAIYALYFILLKGGQYLESTESSQLKKIGCTLQEISIITATASTTLLVRLLEMTFWASRQFLDVSLQIGSALLKPMLPSPETKEKSEFDTAANLCRDLILASHNTSEGMRFKTPELKVITAPLESYLGLNAQQFFGDLRIGREKRLKVEAFLFKMRVLDSLPGPLEEKLIEAQKELDKIKKDTKVFTSNTAKAVKEAEQVISMLQDPDSMQLVVYKGT, encoded by the coding sequence ATGACTATAGAAAGGGAATTAAAAAATTTTGTAAGATTGTATGCGGAATGGGACACAACTAATAATTGTTATAAGTCCCAATTAGATAAGGATACCTTATTGAGATTGGAAAGAGATTTCGCAAGATTTATTAACCAGCAATTATTGATAGATGGACCAGAAAAAGAAAAAATTGTTAAAAATTATAAAAGACTAACTCTCTGCTTTCACCCCGATCATTCTTCAGGATTTTCGCCAGAAATGGTTTGGCTGGAGAATAATTTATCTCAGAGCAACAGTAATGGAGCGTGTTTTAAGATACTTGGCTTGTGTTACGAAAAATTAATTTCACCTGAAAAATTCAAAGATAGTAGTTTAGGAGATATCAAAAGCAAGGATGATTTTAAACAATGGCTGGAAAGTTTAAGAGCCAAGACAACGACCTATTCTGGCCAGAGCTTTTGTAACAGTTTAATTGATTTATTAGATCAATCCAGTGGTTTTTTTGATGACACTGGCAAAATAAAACCTAGGGGACTTAGAGTTTTACTTCGATTTATTCCAGTAGTATTTGCCAGTTATGGTACTTTTCTTTTTGCAGAAGAGTTGTTTGCTATCTATGCGCTCTATTTTATTTTATTGAAAGGAGGGCAGTACCTGGAGAGCACTGAATCCAGTCAATTAAAAAAAATAGGCTGCACTTTGCAAGAAATCAGTATTATTACTGCAACTGCATCGACCACTCTATTGGTTCGCTTGCTTGAAATGACTTTTTGGGCTTCGCGCCAATTTCTTGATGTGAGTTTGCAAATTGGTTCTGCGCTTTTAAAACCCATGTTACCCTCGCCTGAGACTAAGGAAAAATCAGAGTTTGATACAGCTGCCAATTTATGTAGAGATTTAATATTGGCTAGCCATAATACCAGTGAGGGAATGCGATTCAAGACACCGGAATTAAAAGTCATTACTGCTCCTTTGGAATCTTATCTTGGTTTAAATGCGCAGCAATTTTTTGGTGACTTGAGAATAGGTCGAGAGAAACGTTTAAAGGTGGAGGCGTTTTTATTCAAGATGAGAGTGTTGGATTCTCTGCCTGGGCCTTTGGAAGAGAAATTGATAGAAGCTCAAAAAGAACTGGATAAGATAAAGAAGGACACCAAGGTGTTCACAAGTAATACAGCAAAAGCAGTAAAAGAAGCAGAACAAGTTATCTCTATGTTACAAGACCCAGATTCTATGCAATTGGTGGTTTATAAGGGAACTTAA
- a CDS encoding electron transfer flavoprotein subunit beta/FixA family protein: MKILVAVKRVIDPYVKIRVKSDNSGVETQNIKMAMNPFDEIAIEEALRLREKNWATEVIAVSIGSDSSQETLRHALALGADKAILVRTEKSFESLNIAKILNSIIANEKPDLVLMGKQSIDGDNNQTPQMLAALLNWPQATYASKLIPDNNNLEVVREIDGGLETLKVQLPAVISTDLRLNEPRYASLPNIMKAKRKPLDIIELDSLGLSLKQHVEILKVNAPATRSGGVILDSVAALLDKLQHEAKVL; the protein is encoded by the coding sequence ATGAAAATACTCGTGGCTGTAAAACGTGTGATTGACCCTTATGTCAAGATTCGAGTGAAATCGGATAATTCAGGAGTTGAAACTCAAAACATCAAGATGGCAATGAACCCATTTGATGAAATAGCCATTGAAGAGGCATTGCGCTTACGAGAAAAAAATTGGGCAACGGAAGTGATTGCTGTCAGCATTGGCTCTGATAGCTCTCAGGAAACTTTAAGGCACGCTTTAGCTTTGGGTGCGGATAAAGCTATTTTAGTGCGAACAGAAAAATCCTTCGAAAGTCTTAATATAGCCAAGATATTAAACAGTATCATAGCTAATGAAAAACCTGATTTGGTTTTGATGGGTAAACAATCGATAGATGGTGATAATAATCAAACTCCTCAAATGCTGGCTGCATTATTGAATTGGCCGCAGGCTACCTATGCGTCGAAGCTTATTCCCGATAATAATAATCTTGAAGTGGTGAGAGAAATTGATGGTGGTTTGGAAACGCTTAAGGTGCAGCTGCCTGCAGTAATCAGTACTGATCTTCGCTTAAATGAACCCAGATATGCCAGTTTGCCAAATATTATGAAGGCCAAACGTAAGCCTCTTGATATCATTGAGCTGGATTCACTTGGCTTATCTCTTAAACAACACGTTGAAATATTAAAGGTTAATGCCCCGGCAACGAGAAGTGGTGGTGTCATACTTGATTCTGTGGCTGCATTGTTGGATAAACTACAACATGAAGCCAAAGTGCTTTAA
- a CDS encoding 4-phosphoerythronate dehydrogenase codes for MNILADALLPGLDSAFPPPFNLTLYHNADEVPELLHHKDILLCRSTLKINSVLLKNHQIRVVATATSGTDHIDFSFLESQNISIIDAKGCNAISVADYVVACLAYLDKQQFIQGKTAGIIGLGQVGTKVYERLNAAEFQLCLYDPPKMTRDTSFQSCSLEDLFECDLLCVHAELNNDSLYPSLNLMNQDFLKKLKPGCIIINASRGGIVNEEALLRLGSTILYCTDVYNNEPHIDKRIVSKATLCTPHIAGHSLEAKFAAVTIVSRKLHQMLGLPYPEFASPEKPYRLNENSDWRELALSIYNPIHETLLLKQAENLSSAFLTLRKNHHYRHDFATYFGSDSIKKYPLLGQGVDVCF; via the coding sequence ATGAACATTTTAGCAGATGCTTTATTGCCAGGATTGGATAGTGCTTTTCCACCGCCATTTAACCTGACCTTGTATCATAATGCTGATGAAGTTCCAGAGTTACTTCATCATAAGGACATTCTTCTTTGTCGTTCAACACTAAAAATCAATAGTGTTTTACTAAAAAACCATCAAATAAGAGTTGTCGCAACCGCAACCAGTGGAACCGATCATATTGATTTTTCTTTTCTAGAATCGCAAAACATATCTATTATTGATGCCAAAGGATGTAATGCCATATCAGTTGCTGACTATGTTGTTGCTTGCCTTGCCTATTTAGATAAACAGCAATTTATTCAAGGTAAAACAGCAGGAATTATAGGTTTAGGGCAAGTAGGTACTAAAGTTTATGAACGATTAAATGCCGCCGAATTTCAGTTATGCCTTTATGATCCACCCAAAATGACCAGAGATACTTCTTTTCAAAGCTGCTCTCTTGAAGATCTTTTCGAATGTGACCTCTTATGTGTCCATGCTGAATTAAATAACGATTCTCTCTATCCCAGCCTTAATTTAATGAATCAGGATTTTCTCAAGAAATTAAAACCTGGCTGCATTATTATCAATGCTTCTCGAGGAGGTATCGTTAATGAAGAAGCCCTGTTGCGTCTTGGCTCCACCATATTGTATTGCACTGACGTCTACAATAACGAACCTCATATAGATAAGCGGATTGTCTCCAAAGCAACACTTTGCACACCACATATTGCAGGACACAGCCTCGAAGCTAAATTTGCTGCCGTCACAATCGTAAGTCGTAAATTACATCAAATGCTTGGTCTTCCATACCCCGAATTTGCAAGCCCTGAAAAACCTTATAGACTAAATGAAAACAGCGACTGGAGAGAGTTGGCTTTATCAATATATAACCCAATTCATGAAACATTACTGTTAAAACAAGCTGAAAATCTATCCTCCGCGTTCTTGACTCTTCGCAAGAATCATCATTATCGTCATGATTTTGCAACTTATTTTGGTTCTGATTCAATAAAAAAATATCCATTATTAGGTCAAGGAGTAGATGTCTGTTTCTAA
- a CDS encoding phosphatase PAP2 family protein, giving the protein MTQFEKTFNFMTKIWVIIIYITLVVLSYYFLDRTLAIYFHNLDLRVNVHALTYLTALGKWKIYVALFLITALYFRYIQQNKQYEIRSWYLLGCVLLPNLLTFVLKISLSRARPDLLFDNNLYGFYWFQRNDNYWSFPSGHSITITALAAGLGFLFPRYFFLFIGVALLVVATRVILYHHYLSDVMAGFYISMLLVGLFTRYLQRNHYLNKVN; this is encoded by the coding sequence ATGACGCAATTCGAGAAAACTTTTAATTTCATGACAAAAATCTGGGTAATAATAATCTATATTACCCTTGTTGTTCTCTCTTATTATTTTTTGGATAGAACATTGGCCATTTATTTCCACAACCTGGATCTTCGAGTAAATGTTCATGCATTAACATACTTGACAGCTTTGGGAAAATGGAAGATTTATGTGGCATTGTTTTTAATCACCGCATTATACTTTCGGTACATTCAGCAAAATAAGCAATATGAAATCAGGTCCTGGTATTTATTGGGCTGTGTTTTGCTACCTAATTTATTGACTTTTGTATTAAAAATTAGCCTTAGCCGCGCTCGACCAGATCTCTTGTTTGATAATAACCTCTACGGGTTCTATTGGTTTCAACGCAATGACAATTATTGGTCATTTCCGTCAGGCCATTCTATTACTATAACTGCTTTGGCTGCGGGACTCGGATTTCTCTTTCCAAGGTATTTTTTCCTCTTTATCGGAGTAGCCTTGCTTGTCGTTGCTACCAGGGTTATTTTATATCATCATTATTTAAGTGATGTTATGGCTGGATTTTATATCAGCATGTTGCTTGTTGGTTTATTTACGCGCTATTTGCAAAGGAATCACTATCTCAATAAAGTAAATTAG
- a CDS encoding electron transfer flavoprotein subunit alpha/FixB family protein, giving the protein MSTLVLVEHNNQQLHPATRNTLSAALELGNKITLLVAGYQCRPVAEEAARLEGVHAVLHVDNPCYEHQLAESISDLVVSFANSFSAILAPSSTFGKNILPRVAAQLDVAQISDVSKIINSDTFEHPVYAGNAIETVRVLDSLKVMTIRTTAFDPITSSQEACCIESIDKEFQDKGSQFVRHELSKSERPDLGSAKIVVSGGRGLQSAEKFKLIEELADTLGAAVGASRAAVDAGFVPNDYQVGQTGKVVAPMLYIAIGISGAVQHLAGMKDSKVIVAINKDADAPIFQIATYGLVGDLFELVPQLIEQLKNR; this is encoded by the coding sequence ATGAGCACTTTAGTTTTAGTTGAACATAATAATCAGCAGTTACATCCAGCAACCCGAAATACACTGTCTGCTGCTTTAGAGCTCGGTAATAAAATTACATTGTTGGTGGCTGGTTATCAATGCCGTCCAGTAGCAGAGGAGGCGGCTAGACTGGAAGGAGTGCATGCTGTTTTGCATGTAGATAATCCATGTTACGAACATCAACTGGCTGAATCAATTAGCGATTTGGTTGTGTCTTTTGCGAATTCATTCAGTGCTATTTTAGCTCCTTCCAGTACTTTTGGGAAAAATATATTGCCCAGAGTTGCTGCGCAACTTGATGTGGCCCAGATTTCTGATGTGAGCAAGATAATTAATTCAGACACATTTGAGCATCCTGTTTATGCTGGTAATGCTATAGAGACCGTACGTGTTTTAGATTCATTAAAAGTAATGACTATTAGAACTACAGCTTTTGACCCCATCACATCAAGCCAGGAAGCATGTTGTATAGAAAGTATTGATAAGGAATTTCAAGACAAAGGAAGTCAATTTGTTCGCCATGAATTAAGTAAATCCGAGAGACCGGATTTAGGTAGTGCAAAAATAGTTGTTTCTGGCGGTAGAGGGTTACAAAGTGCAGAAAAATTCAAATTAATCGAAGAGTTAGCTGACACTTTGGGTGCAGCAGTAGGGGCATCCAGAGCCGCAGTCGATGCCGGTTTTGTTCCTAATGATTATCAGGTTGGTCAAACCGGGAAGGTAGTGGCTCCTATGCTTTATATTGCCATAGGTATTTCTGGAGCAGTTCAACATTTGGCAGGTATGAAGGATTCCAAGGTGATTGTTGCAATTAATAAAGACGCAGATGCACCTATTTTCCAAATTGCGACTTATGGGTTAGTAGGTGATCTGTTTGAATTAGTTCCACAATTAATAGAACAATTAAAGAATCGATAA